From the genome of Eucalyptus grandis isolate ANBG69807.140 chromosome 2, ASM1654582v1, whole genome shotgun sequence, one region includes:
- the LOC104430251 gene encoding putative disease resistance RPP13-like protein 1, with protein sequence MTLFAFHAFGVRNSNRHPRFEELGLQIVEKCKGLPLAVKTVAGLLRTKVNPCDWEDVLNNKIWNLSEGRNDILPALKLSYLHLPSHLRRCFAYCAIFPKDYEIKHDELIHWWSAEGLLEGKGGKNCWNLGLNYFNELESRSLFQKSSSDGSRFLMHDLVNDLAKLVAGATHYGLGKFEFEGDQNNASLVHHASFIPSRYIVLERFKIYHQMKRLRSFISLEKHSHRWDRSFLSQKVICDLLSKLKYLRVLSLSHYNISEAPDFIGDLRHLRHLNLSYTNVARLPKSIVGLYNIETLMLRGCESLIELPEDMEKLINIRFLDITDTPKLRAMPLYIANLVGLEMLSKFIVGTETELRLKELKNLKNLREELCIFDLHKVQDAGDAKDVDLLAKEGICRLTLRWSEDFENSQNEELEAKILDFLRPHQNIENLVISYYGGIEFTSWLGNPSHVHIVHLHLHKCRRAKALSSLGQLSLLKELHIEGLDAIRRIGFEFYGPKSPFPSLTTLEFRNMPLWED encoded by the coding sequence ATGACTTTGTTCGCATTTCATGCTTTTGGAGTCCGAAATTCAAATCGCCATCCTCGTTTTGAAGAATTAGGTCTCCAAATAgtggaaaaatgcaaaggatTGCCATTAGCCGTGAAGACAGTGGCCGGGCTGCTACGCACTAAAGTCAATCCCTGTGATTGGGAAGATGTATTGAACAACAAGATTTGGAATCTATCAGAAGGAAGAAATGACATCCTTCCGGCTTTGAAACTTAGCTACCTCCATCTCCCTTCTCATCTGAGGAGATGCTTTGCTTACTGTGCTATATTTCCCAAGGATTATGAAATCAAACATGATGAGTTGATTCATTGGTGGAGTGCGGAGGGCTTATTAGAgggaaaaggaggaaagaacTGTTGGAATTTAGGTTTGAATTATTTCAACGAGCTAGAATCTAGATCGTTATTTCAAAAGTCGAGTAGTGATGGATCACGATTTTTGATGCATGATCTTGTGAATGACCTAGCAAAGCTAGTTGCAGGTGCAACTCATTATGGCTTAGGCAAGTTTGAGTTTGAAGGTGATCAAAATAATGCATCTTTAGTTCATCATGCCTCATTCATTCCCAGTCGATACATAGTGCTAGAAAGATTCAAGatatatcatcaaatgaagagACTTAGGAGCTTCATATCGTTAGAGAAGCATTCTCACCGTTGGGACAGGTCCTTTTTGTCCCAGAAAGTGATATGTGACTTGTTGTCAAAATTGAAGTACTTGAGGGTGCTTTCATTAAGTCACTACAACATCAGTGAGGCACCGGATTTCATTGGTGATCTAAGGCACCTAAGGCACCTTAATTTATCATATACTAATGTTGCAAGGCTTCCAAAGTCAATTGTTGGACTGTATAACATTGAGACTTTGATGTTGCGAGGCTGTGAAAGTCTTATCGAATTACCTGAAGATATGGAGAAACTTATCAACATAAGATTTCTCGACATTACTGACACTCCGAAACTAAGAGCAATGCCACTGTATATAGCTAATTTAGTGGGTCTTGAGATGCTGTCCAAGTTTATAGTGGGAACGGAAACTGAGTTGAGGTTGAAGGAGTTAAAAAACCTAAAGAACCTTCGAGAGGAATTGTGCATCTTTGATTTGCATAAGGTTCAAGATGCCGGAGATGCCAAGGACGTCGATTTACTCGCGAAGGAGGGAATATGTCGGTTGACCTTGCGGTGGAGTGAAGATTTTGAAAATTCTCagaatgaagagcttgaagcaAAGATCCTTGACTTTCTTCGGCCACACCAAAACATTGAAAATCTCGTGATATCCTACTATGGTGGCATAGAATTCACATCATGGTTAGGAAATCCCTCACATGTCCACATAGTGCATTTACATTTACATAAGTGTCGTAGGGCCAAAGCATTATCATCACTTGGGCAGCTATCTTTGCTAAAAGAACTACACATCGAAGGTCTAGATGCAATTCGTAGGATaggttttgaattttatggaCCTAAAAGTCCTTTTCCGTCCTTAACAACTTTGGAATTTAGGAACATGCCATTGTGGGAGGACTAG